AGCTGCGTGGACCAAAATTGGTGGGACAAGCAGCGGCTTGAGCTGGGGTTGCTCGTGGGCGCCAACTTGGTCCGTATGGCACAAATGGAATCGCTGAATTGCGAATTCTACACCGAAACTGCCCTTCCCAGTATTCTGGAAGAGATCGCAGCAGTCAGCGATGTTTCGGCAAAGAAGTACCTTCTCGACTGCCTGATCCAGGCGTTTTCGGACGAGTACCACCTGAAATCGCTGCCGAAGCTTCTTAAGGTTATTGTGAGTTCGATATCGTCCAACGAGTGTATCAACGTGCTCACTAACCTTATGAACAGGCTGTCACAGTACTTCAAGTCCGCTGATCtaagcggcgatgctgTTAGCACCGGCGATGTGTTTGAGGTGTTTCACAAATACCTGAGCTCGGTTGACCTCCAAAACGGAATCAGTCTCAAGGGTTTCTTAGATTTGCAGGCCAGCTTCGTGGAGTTCACCACGACCGTGTACCCCGGTATCATAGAGCACGTCGAGGTCATTCTCAACCACGTGGTGAACGTGCTGCAGATATGTGACACTGAGAATATGCGGGTAGAGGGCGATGCGTGTGCAAGCATCATCACGCTGATCACGCtcccacttaggtcattaGGCCTGCGTTCGCTTGAGATGAAACACAATGACCCGCTCGTCGGCTTCCTACCGGCACACATGCAGAGGGACGTCGCCAGGGCGATGGTCGAGGCCATGATAGAGTCCAACCTCACCATTGACAGTTGTGACGCTTTCGAGATCACAAGCCGTTTCCTGCTCCCATTTTTCGCTTCGCCTAATTCGCATGAAGAGGCGCATAAACTCAGGGACGACCAGCAGTACGTCTCAAAGCTGATACAGATCGTGCAGTCCTACGACGCGACGCAACAATTTGGCATGTACCAAGCTCTGCTTGAACGCATGGTAAGAAGCGGGCCAATGTTCTACCGTCACAGCTTGCCAACGTTGGTCCTGAGATCTCTGGAGCTGGCGTTCAGACCCTTTGAGCTGTCTGGCGAAAGCACGCCTACCAATCGCGCCATGGACGTCGAGGAATCCGCTGCCCTGGCGATGCGGATATTCAAGTTCGTCAGCGACATGATACGTATGCTACAGCCATTGATACCGGAGAAGGCTCTCAAGTTGGCGATCTTGGCCGCGATATCGGTTAACGAGCTATGCGAGCTGCTCCGCTTGGATATGCACGACAGTGCCAACTACGAGCGTTTCGGAATGGCGTGCTACAACTTTATCGCAACAGCCTGTGTCATCTACGAGGAGGAGGTTATTTTATCGCAGCGGCAGCACCAATGTTTGCTCTACCTCGTGTCGGCGTTCTCCTCAAAGATCACCGTGCTTAACGCCGAACACTATGGCTCCATGTCCATGCGCCTCGCGAAGTATTCCCTTGGCCTGCTCAAATTAGAGCACCAATGCGCCGCGCTGGCGCACGTGGCAGCAGCCTTTGCGAGATGCGATGACAGCTCCAAGGTCACCTGGGCGCTGCAGAGATCGCTTGCGGTGGTTATGCAGCACCAATTCACCCCCGAAGATCAGATACGCGCTGCTTTGTCACCTGTTCGCAGGGTCGCTCTACAACTACAATCGCAGTTCGACGTGGTTGACCTCGTGGAGGCCATTGACAGGTATTGACTGAGTGTAAGTTGAGGCCTGATGTAGACAAGCCATTATAAACAGAGAAACAAAAAAGTCAGTGTTTATCTCACGTTCGGTGTTCGGTGAGCGTGGGATGAAGGTATTGAGAACCTCGGCGATAATACTTTTGTACTATTCATTTCCCTTCTCATTTCGTATATTGCAAATGGCGTTTCGTTAACTATTTGATTTCGTATGACAAACATTTCGCGAATCAGTGTTACTAGAGGCGCACTATAAAAAACACTGTTGGTGTATCTACATAGTGTCAACAGAAAACACAACAATAACAAGTCCATTTACAAACAGAATACACGTTGATAACAGGCAATACCACCTAACGAAATGAATACGCCTCTTACAGCGGTGCTCCAGCGACGGCCTGGGCGAAGACTCAGAGTGGCCGTGCTAACGCAGCGCGCGTGAAGTTGGCAACTTACACTGGCATTGCGTTGGGGTGCCCCTTTCTGCTGCCCTCGGGGATGGCATTGAGCCACCAATAAAACCTGAGCAGCGCGCGCAGAAACACGCCGGGGAATGCCAGCGATATCAGCACGAGCCATATCAACACCTCCACAACTGTGAAAGgctccatcctcactcgGAATTCGCGGAAGGCAACGGCACGTCACGCCGCGTTGCTGCGCATCTCACGGCTGCGGGATTCCAGACTCCCAGTTCCCAGAATATAACTCAGCGATATCACCTGGCTACTGCGTCGCAGTATGCGCCCATACTGCAGTTCGGAATGGCCGCC
This sequence is a window from Babesia bigemina genome assembly Bbig001, chromosome : I. Protein-coding genes within it:
- a CDS encoding vacuolar protein sorting-associated protein 35, putative; its protein translation is MRRRGGFSDDEAYGSDYGHQAIDQCKLLEEALFYVKEHAYFMRQALDANDIGEALKRGINVISELRTSSLTPTNYYELYMKVFNELQALSEFMGNESKRGMKLNQLYETVQQSAFIIPRLYLLIMAASHCIKGGVASAKSILDDVTELCRGVQHPVRGLFLRYFLIQLCKDKLPDSDPTNSKGTLESFEFLMGNFKESVRLWVRLNRGCTSCVDQNWWDKQRLELGLLVGANLVRMAQMESLNCEFYTETALPSILEEIAAVSDVSAKKYLLDCLIQAFSDEYHLKSLPKLLKVIVSSISSNECINVLTNLMNRLSQYFKSADLSGDAVSTGDVFEVFHKYLSSVDLQNGISLKGFLDLQASFVEFTTTVYPGIIEHVEVILNHVVNVLQICDTENMRVEGDACASIITLITLPLRSLGLRSLEMKHNDPLVGFLPAHMQRDVARAMVEAMIESNLTIDSCDAFEITSRFLLPFFASPNSHEEAHKLRDDQQYVSKLIQIVQSYDATQQFGMYQALLERMVRSGPMFYRHSLPTLVLRSLELAFRPFELSGESTPTNRAMDVEESAALAMRIFKFVSDMIRMLQPLIPEKALKLAILAAISVNELCELLRLDMHDSANYERFGMACYNFIATACVIYEEEVILSQRQHQCLLYLVSAFSSKITVLNAEHYGSMSMRLAKYSLGLLKLEHQCAALAHVAAAFARCDDSSKVTWALQRSLAVVMQHQFTPEDQIRAALSPVRRVALQLQSQFDVVDLVEAIDRY